A genome region from Tolypothrix sp. PCC 7712 includes the following:
- a CDS encoding ISKra4 family transposase, which yields MNNHQSILSHINDTLQDLPECHHLEEFVGEFYNMWLKLGNFVQQSLFQALIEEKEAEYSHPRTKREKRYYTPLGEMVVVRRAYETTDGIKVKVDEELGLPKDKWLPMVLELACALGVSSEFPNSHSLFQKWTRLDLTQKTLANQVEKTGNQLQTQEFQVRCEQDTSSQFGIPNQEQEPPDLLYVGVDGVMTPLNQKQGYKEAKVGVIFWSKDHQKVGKKRGVIRTREYVATLKSRPEFTQRVSQLYNQVAGTKPTKTVVIGDGAHWIWSMASEQFPGSVEILDFFHLSEYVWAVAKAAYPNNEDYQLDWVKTQQQLLKKSQWNTVIENCHQFPKKKKDLKGAITDLERYLTNNQSRIDYHSYLKAGLMIGSGVVESSNRRVVTQRLKQAGMHWSLFGAEGVMALRAAYLSNSTRWSNFWSSKSYNYSQVA from the coding sequence ATGAACAACCACCAATCAATTCTGTCTCACATCAATGACACACTCCAGGACTTACCGGAGTGTCACCATTTAGAAGAATTTGTGGGCGAATTTTACAATATGTGGCTAAAATTAGGGAACTTTGTGCAACAAAGCTTATTCCAAGCCTTAATTGAAGAAAAAGAAGCCGAATACTCACATCCGAGAACTAAACGAGAAAAAAGATATTACACTCCATTAGGTGAAATGGTTGTTGTACGTAGAGCTTATGAGACAACAGATGGTATTAAAGTCAAAGTTGATGAAGAGTTAGGACTACCAAAAGATAAATGGCTACCAATGGTATTAGAATTAGCCTGTGCCTTGGGAGTTAGTAGTGAATTTCCAAATTCTCACTCCTTGTTTCAAAAATGGACAAGACTAGATTTGACACAAAAAACCTTAGCTAATCAAGTAGAAAAGACAGGAAATCAACTACAAACACAAGAGTTTCAGGTTCGATGTGAGCAAGACACTTCTTCACAGTTTGGAATTCCCAATCAAGAGCAGGAACCACCAGATTTATTATATGTGGGAGTTGATGGAGTCATGACTCCCTTGAATCAAAAACAAGGATATAAAGAAGCAAAAGTTGGTGTAATTTTCTGGAGTAAAGACCATCAAAAAGTTGGTAAAAAAAGAGGTGTTATACGTACTCGGGAATATGTAGCTACTTTAAAATCTCGACCAGAATTTACTCAGAGAGTATCCCAGTTATATAATCAAGTAGCAGGTACAAAACCCACAAAAACCGTAGTAATTGGTGATGGCGCACATTGGATTTGGTCGATGGCATCAGAACAATTTCCAGGTTCGGTGGAAATTCTCGACTTTTTTCATCTCTCGGAATATGTGTGGGCAGTAGCGAAAGCAGCGTATCCAAATAACGAAGACTATCAATTGGATTGGGTAAAAACTCAACAACAATTACTAAAAAAATCACAATGGAATACAGTAATTGAAAATTGTCATCAATTCCCCAAAAAGAAGAAAGATTTAAAGGGAGCTATTACCGATTTAGAGCGTTATTTAACTAATAATCAGAGTCGGATTGATTATCACTCTTATTTAAAAGCTGGTTTAATGATTGGTTCGGGAGTGGTTGAAAGCTCCAATCGGCGTGTGGTTACACAAAGATTAAAACAAGCGGGAATGCATTGGTCTTTATTTGGAGCTGAAGGAGTTATGGCATTAAGGGCAGCATATTTAAGTAATTCAACTCGATGGTCAAATTTTTGGTCATCCAAATCTTACAATTACAGTCAGGTAGCGTAA